Within the Anaerolineae bacterium genome, the region TCACGACGGTCACGCTTTTTATGTTCCCCAACCTTAAAAATAGACTCAGTAGATCCAAAATGTTGTTTGGAGTGGGCATTTTAATGCCTAAAAAAACGCACTAAAGTGCGGCCTACCAGCCCAAATTTGGATCTACTGAGACTTAATCTTTGAGGGCTGCTTTCATGGCCGCAATGTGCTCAGGGGTGCTGCCGCAGCAGCCGCCCAACATTTTGACTCCCTGTTCAACAAACTTCAAAGCATACTCGGCCATTGTCTCCGGGGTCACGTCGTAAACAATCTCCGTGCCGCCTTCTATGCGGGGCAGGCCGGCATTGGGTTTGGCAATCAGAACGGCTTCGGGCAGCGCCTGGCGCATGGCCGTAATTGCCTGTAGATTTTCGGCCAGGGTGCGGCCACAATTGACCCCCACGGCCAGCACCTCCAGCGCCCACAACGTTTTTGCCGCCTCTTCCGGGCGGACGCCCATCATGGTGCGGCCCCGGGTGTCAAAACTCATGGTAGTGGTCAGGGGCAACTGGGTCACCTGGCGCGCGCCCTCGATGGCGGCTTTGGCTTCGTTCAAGTCGCTCATGGTTTCAATGTGGATGCCGTCCACGCCGCCTTCGGCCAGGGCCGCGGCTTGCTCGGCAAAATGCTCTACGGCCTGGGCGTAAGTGAGCGGGCCTATGGGGGCCATCATCAAACCCGTCGGCCCCATAGAGCCTAACACCAGGGCCTGCTCTCCGACCACTTCGCGGGCCAGTTTGGCTGCCGCCAGATTGATAGCGTGGGTCTGGTCGCCGCTGCCGTGCTTTTCAAGGAGGGGGCGATTGCCGCTAAAGGTGTTGGTCAAAATAGCCTCGGCACCAGCCTCAAGGTAGGCCCGGTAATGTTTTTTGACCGCTTCAGGGTTTTGCAGATTCCACAGCTCGCCGGAGTGTCCCACCGGCAGGCCCATTTTTTGCAGTTGGGTGCCGGTGGCCCCGTCCATCATCACCACGCCCGGCTCGGATAATCTTTGACGTAAATCAGGCATATTTTCCTCCAAATTTGTAAGAACATTTGTAATTATTCAGGTCATGTTGCTCTGAGCGAGGAACGAGCGAAGAATCTCCATGTAGTATACCAAAAACGAAGCAAAGCAGTGCCGCATGGAGATTTCTCGGCCTACGGCCTCGAAATGACATGCCTGAGTAATTGCCCTGCCAGGCTCTCCGCCTTATCAAACTTACCTGGTGGGAACGTAACTGCGCAAAACTTCTGCCGGCTCTGCCATTTCGTCGGTCATGTAGATGTAGGTTTTGCCGGCGGCGTTGCTGAACCCGTTGTGCCGCCCGGCCGGGTTGAGGGCAATCAAGTTCATCCGGCCCAGGTCCGGCCCGCCCAGATTCCCCAAATCCTCCATCGCCCGTTGGCCGGCTTCGGCCAATGTTAGGCCCATTTGCAGATACAACACCACGCTCCGGGCTGTGCCCGCCCGCAAGGCCATCTCGCCCATGCCGGTGCAGGTGGCGGCCCCATAACGGCTGTCCGCGTAAATACCGGCCCCAATTACGGGCGAGTCGCCCACCCGCCCCGGATACTTCCAGGCCATGCCGCTGGTGCTGACTCCGGCGCAAATATTGCCCTGCGCGTCTTGGGCGATGAAGTTGACCGTGCTGCCTACCAGTTCGGGGTCTCTGGTGGCCGTTTTGACCCATTTGGTCAAGTCCGGTTGGCCGGCCAATTGCTCAAAAGTTGTCTCAGGCATAGTGGCCCGGAGACGTTCCGCCCACACCTGGCGCGCGGCCTCGGTCAGTAAATCTTCTTGGGCC harbors:
- a CDS encoding N(4)-(beta-N-acetylglucosaminyl)-L-asparaginase codes for the protein MIIVASQNGRVGMKAAMAKLKAGGSALDAIEAGIRLVEANPDDHTVGYSGYPNLLGEVELDASIMDGRTLAAGAVGSVRGYKHPISIARQVMERLPHVFLVGAGAERFAAEVGLAQEDLLTEAARQVWAERLRATMPETTFEQLAGQPDLTKWVKTATRDPELVGSTVNFIAQDAQGNICAGVSTSGMAWKYPGRVGDSPVIGAGIYADSRYGAATCTGMGEMALRAGTARSVVLYLQMGLTLAEAGQRAMEDLGNLGGPDLGRMNLIALNPAGRHNGFSNAAGKTYIYMTDEMAEPAEVLRSYVPTR
- a CDS encoding homocysteine S-methyltransferase family protein; the protein is MPDLRQRLSEPGVVMMDGATGTQLQKMGLPVGHSGELWNLQNPEAVKKHYRAYLEAGAEAILTNTFSGNRPLLEKHGSGDQTHAINLAAAKLAREVVGEQALVLGSMGPTGLMMAPIGPLTYAQAVEHFAEQAAALAEGGVDGIHIETMSDLNEAKAAIEGARQVTQLPLTTTMSFDTRGRTMMGVRPEEAAKTLWALEVLAVGVNCGRTLAENLQAITAMRQALPEAVLIAKPNAGLPRIEGGTEIVYDVTPETMAEYALKFVEQGVKMLGGCCGSTPEHIAAMKAALKD